In Cicer arietinum cultivar CDC Frontier isolate Library 1 chromosome 1, Cicar.CDCFrontier_v2.0, whole genome shotgun sequence, one DNA window encodes the following:
- the LOC101495601 gene encoding late embryogenesis abundant protein D-34-like isoform X2: protein MSQEKPRRPEKEPIKYGDVFNVSGDLSSTPIAPRDAATMQSAEDQTLGQTRKDGPASLMTSAAQKNESAGFVGHETATNIARNEGVTVGLTYDGGKRVITETLGGQVLGKFVENADGAKRDVGEDELENESDPHPASAQAPKVEATKDNDFISNKGGGVMNPRFSGNQDNDSMEKRV, encoded by the exons ATGAGTCAAGAGAAACCACGGAGACCAGAGAAAGAGCCGATTAAATACGGCGATGTGTTCAACGTGTCTGGAGATTTATCATCCACACCCATTGCACCAAGAGACGCAGCCACTATGCAATCTGCGGAAGATCAAACATTGGGCCAGACTCGAAAAGATGGGCCTGCTTCACTCATGACTTCAGCGGCCCAAAAGAACGAGAGTGCTGGTTTTGTGGGCCACGAGACTGCTACTAATATTGCTAGAAATGAAGGCGTTACTGTTGGCCTAACTTATGATGGGGGCAAACGTGTTATTACTGAGACCCTTGGTGGACAG GTTTTGGGGAAGTTTGTGGAAAATGCAGATGGGGCAAAAAGGGATGTGGGTGAGGATGAGTTGGAAAATGAAAGTGATCCTCATCCTGCCTCAGCTCAAGCTCCTAAAGTTGAAGCAACAAAAGACAATGATTTCATAAGTAACAAAGGTGGTGGTGTTATGAATCCTAGGTTTTCTGGGAACCAAGACAATGATTCAATG GAGAAGCGGGTGTGA
- the LOC101495601 gene encoding late embryogenesis abundant protein D-34-like isoform X1 encodes MSQEKPRRPEKEPIKYGDVFNVSGDLSSTPIAPRDAATMQSAEDQTLGQTRKDGPASLMTSAAQKNESAGFVGHETATNIARNEGVTVGLTYDGGKRVITETLGGQVLGKFVENADGAKRDVGEDELENESDPHPASAQAPKVEATKDNDFISNKGGGVMNPRFSGNQDNDSMNRAGEAGVNENDDEIINSVPGGMGASMATVDRVNKNK; translated from the exons ATGAGTCAAGAGAAACCACGGAGACCAGAGAAAGAGCCGATTAAATACGGCGATGTGTTCAACGTGTCTGGAGATTTATCATCCACACCCATTGCACCAAGAGACGCAGCCACTATGCAATCTGCGGAAGATCAAACATTGGGCCAGACTCGAAAAGATGGGCCTGCTTCACTCATGACTTCAGCGGCCCAAAAGAACGAGAGTGCTGGTTTTGTGGGCCACGAGACTGCTACTAATATTGCTAGAAATGAAGGCGTTACTGTTGGCCTAACTTATGATGGGGGCAAACGTGTTATTACTGAGACCCTTGGTGGACAG GTTTTGGGGAAGTTTGTGGAAAATGCAGATGGGGCAAAAAGGGATGTGGGTGAGGATGAGTTGGAAAATGAAAGTGATCCTCATCCTGCCTCAGCTCAAGCTCCTAAAGTTGAAGCAACAAAAGACAATGATTTCATAAGTAACAAAGGTGGTGGTGTTATGAATCCTAGGTTTTCTGGGAACCAAGACAATGATTCAATG AACCGTGCAGGAGAAGCGGGTGTGAATGAAAATGATGATGAAATTATAAATAGTGTGCCAGGTGGCATGGGAGCATCTATGGCGACAGTGGACCGAGTTAACAAAAACAAGTGA
- the LOC140918966 gene encoding uncharacterized protein, whose protein sequence is MSIANSHSSSNSSDSEPQNDIASISEKDLTLNPRNPYYLHLGESPNAVLVAPPLNDNNYHNWSKAMKRFLSSKNKIQFINGSFPQPTSTHPDFELWDRANNMVISWITRTLSSHISQSTICIDTTYDLWCDLRERFTKDNHFWISDLLRDLHSIKQGDRNLSTFITNLKILWDELEDHSPTPSCIC, encoded by the coding sequence ATGTCCATCGCTAACTCTCATTCTTCTTCCAATTCTTCTGATTCTGAACCACAAAATGATATTGCCTCTATCTCTGAAAAAGATCTCACCCTCAACCCTCGTAACCCTTATTATCTTCATCTCGGTGAGAGTCCCAACGCCGTTCTTGTCGCACCACCCTTAAACGACAATAACTATCACAATTGGAGCAAAGCCATGAAACGTTTTTTATCATCCAAAAACAAGATTCAATTCATCAATGGATCTTTTCCTCAACCGACGTCAACTCATCCTGATTTTGAGCTATGGGATCGTGCCAATAATATGGTAATTTCTTGGATCACTAGAACATTATCTTCTCATATTTCTCAGAGTACTATTTGCATCGACACCACTTACGATCTATGGTGTGACCTGCGCGAAAGATTCACCAAAGATAACCACTTTTGGATTTCTGATCTTCTTCGCGATCTCCACTCCATCAAGCAGGGAGATCGCAATCTTTCGACATTCATCACGAATCTGAAAATCTTATGGGATGAGCTCGAAGATCATAGCCCTACCCCTTCTTGTATTTGTTAG